The nucleotide sequence TTGAGGCACTTGGGGTAGATGAGGGCCCCCTGTGGGAGCGGGCTTGCCCGCGAAAGCTGAGTGTCAGGCGACATTGATGTTGAATGTGCCGGCCTCATCGCGAGCAGGCTCGCTCCCACAATGGATTTGTGGTGTTTGAGGCACTTGGGGTAGATGAAGACCCCTGTGGGAGCGAGCCTGCTCGCGAAAGCAGCGTGTCAGGCGGCATTGATGTTGAATGTGCCGGCCTCATCGCGAGCAGGCTCGCTCCCACAATGGATTTGTGGTGTTTGAGGCACTTGGGGTAGATGAGACCCCCTGTGGGAGCGAGCCTGCTCGCGAAAGCGGAGTGTCAGGCGACATTGATGTTGGATGTGCCGGCCTCATCGCGAGCAGGCTCGCTCCCACAGGGGGAGAGTGTTTTGAAGGCAAAAGGCAACGACCTGGGCCACAGTGATTCTCGAGGCGGGGAGGCGTAGGCCTCCCCGTATCGTTTTTGGAAAGCACATGAATATTCTGATCGTTGGGCCCAGTTGGGTCGGTGACATGGTGATGGCGCAGACACTGTTCCAGTGTCTCAAGCAGCGCCACCCGCAATGCGAAATCGACGTCCTGGCCCCGGAATGGAGCCGGCCGATCCTGGAGCGTATGCCGCAAGTACGCAAGGCCTTGAGCTTTCCGCTCGGTCACGGTGTGCTGGAGCTGGCGACCCGTCGACGCATCGGCAAGTCCCTGGCCGGTCAATATGACCAGGCAATCCTGCTGCCCAACTCGTTGAAGTCGACGCTGGTGCCGTTCTTCGCCGGTATTCCCAAGCGTACCGGCTGGCGCGGCGAGTTCCGCTATGGCTTGCTCAACGACGTGCGCACGCTGGACAAAGAGCGCTATCCGCTGATGATCGAGCGTTTCATGGCCCTGGCCTACGCGCCGGGTGCCGAGTTGCCCAAGCCCTACCCACGCCCCGACCTACGGATCGACCCGGTGACCCGCGAAACGGCGCTGGCCAAGTTCGGCCTGAGCCTGGACCGCCCGGTGTTGGCATTGTGCCCCGGTGCCGAGTTCGGCGAGTCCAAGCGCTGGCCGGCGGATCATTACGCCCAGGTGGCCGAAGCCAAGATCCGTGAAGGCTGGCAAGTCTGGCTCTTCGGTTCGAAAAACGATCACTCGGTGGGTGAAGACATCCGCTCGCGGCTGATCCCGGGCCTGCGGGAAGAGTCGGTAAACCTCAGTGGCGACACTTCCCTGGCGGAGGCCATCGACCTGTTGTCCTGCGCCGACTCGGTGGTGTCCAACGATTCCGGGCTGATGCACGTGGCCGCTGCCCTGAACCGTCCGTTGGTGGCGGTCTACGGCTCCACCTCGCCGGGCTTTACGCCGCCATTGGCCGACAAGGTCGAAGTCGTGCGCCTGGGCATCGAATGCAGCCCGTGCTTCGACCGTACCTGCCGCTTCGGTCATTACAATTGCCTGCGCCAGCTCATGCCGTCGTCGGTGAACGATGCCCTGGCACGTTTGCAGGGCACCCCCGTGGAGGTCCAGTAACTTGCGGGTATTGCTGATCAAGACCTCGTCGTTGGGCGATGTGGTCCACACGCTGCCGGCGCTGACCGACGCGGCGCGGGCGATTCCCGGCATCCGTTTCGATTGGGTGGTGGAGGAAGGTTTCGCCGAGATTCCGACCTGGCACCCGGCCGTGGGCAAAGTCATCCCGGTGGCGATCCGTCGCTGGCGCAAGAACCTCTGGCAGACTATCAAGAGCGGCGAGTGGCGCCGTTTCAAGCAAGGCATGCGTGCCGAAAAGTATGACCTGGTGATCGATGCCCAGGGTCTGCTGAAAAGCGCCTGGCTGACCCGCTACGTCAAGGCCCCGGTGGCTGGCCTGGATAAGAACTCGGCCCGTGAACCCCTGGCTGCACGTTTCTATTCCCGTCGCCTGGCGGTGGCACGCGGTCAGCATGCGGTAGAGCGCGTGCGACAACTGTTCGCCGTGGCGCTGGGCTATGACTTGCCCCAGAGCCTGGGCAACTACGGCCTGAGCGTCGATCGTCTGGTGGAACTGCCGCGCGCGTACCCTTATGTGGTGTTCCTGCATGGCACGACCTGGGAATCCAAGCACTGGCCGGAGTTGTACTGGCGCCAGCTCACCGAGCGCATGGGCCAGTTCGGCGTGGTGGTGAAGTTGCCGTGGGGTAACCCGCTGGAAAAGGCCCGGGCCGAACGGATCGCCAAAGGGCTGCGCAATGCCTTGGTATTGCCGAAACTGAACCTGGGTGGGATGGGCAAGGTGCTGGCCGGTGCCCAGGCCTGTGTGGCGGTAGACACCGGCCTCGGTCATTTGGCCGCCGCCCTGGATGTGCCGACCATCTCGCTGCTCGGCCCTACCAACCCGGTGCTGACTGGCGCCTATGGCAAGGGCCAGATCCATCTCGCCAGCGATTTCCCCTGTGCGCCCTGCATGCAGAAACAATGTACCTATCCGCCGACCGCCGAAGACGCACGTCGGTTTGACCTGAAACGCGAGCAGCCCTTGTGCTTTACGCGACTGAACCCCGAGCGTGTTGCCAGCCACCTGAGCACGTTATTGGCTGAGGAGCCGCGCTGATGCAATTGGCTTTTGTCCTTTATAAATATTTTCCCTTTGGCGGCCTGCAGCGTGACTTCATGCGCATCGCCCTGGAGTGCCAGCGGCGTGGTCATGAGATCCGTGTCTACACGTTGATCTGGGAAGGTGACGTGCCACCGGGTTTTGAAGTGCTGGTGGCGCCGGTCAAGGCGCTGTTCAACCACCGTCGCAACGAGAAACTCAGTGCGTGGATGGAAGCCGACCTGGCCAAGCGCCCGGTGGACCGCCTGATCGGCTTCAACAAGATGCCTGGCCTGGATGTGTATTACGCCGCCGACGGCTGTTTCGAAGACAAGGCGCAGAACCTGCGCAACTCCCTGTATCGGCGCTGGGGTCGCTACCGGCATTTCGCCGAGTACGAGCGGGCGGTGTTCGCCAGGGACGCCAAGACTGACGTGCTGATGATCTCCGAAGTCCAGCAGCCATTGTTCATCAAGCATTACGGCACGCCGCTGGAGCGCTTCCACCTGTTGCCGCCGGGTATCGCCCAGGACCGCCGCCGTCCCGCCGATGCCGACGCGATCCGTGCCGCGTTCCGTGCCGAGTTCGAGCTGGCCGATGACGATCTGTTGTTGGTACAGATCGGATCCGGGTTCAAGACCAAGGGCGTGGATCGCAGCCTCAAGGCCCTCGCCGCGCTGCCCGCCGAACTGAAAAAACGTACCCGGCTGTTTGTAATCGGCCAGGACGACCCCAAGGTATTCCAATTGCAGAGTGCCGCGTTGGGGCTCGGCGACAATGTACGGTTCCTCAAGGGACGCAGCGATATCCCGCGCTTCCTCCTGGGTGCCGACCTGTTGATCCATCCGGCGTACAACGAGAACACCGGCACCGTGCTGCTCGAGGCACTGGTGGCCGGCTTGCCGGTACTGGTCAGCGCGGTGTGCGGGTATGCCCATTACATCGCCGAGGCCGACAGTGGGCTGGTGCTGGACGAGCCGTTCGAACAGGCGCAGCTCACCGAGTATCTGCAGCGGATGCTGGGTGATGCCGGCGCGCGGGCGGCCTGGAGCCGCAATGGTCTGGCCTTCGCCGAAACGGCCGACCTCTACAGCATGCCGCAGCACGCGGCCGATGTGATATTGGCGGAGCACCCGTAATGAAATTGATGCTGGCCGAACCGTTCAAGAGCCTTTGGGCCGGGCGCGATGCGTTCGCCGAAGTCGAGGCGCTCAAGGGCGAGGTCTATCGCGAACTGGAAGCCCGGCGCACCTTGCGCACGGAGGTGGACGGGCGCGGCTTTTTCGTGAAGATCCACCGTGGCATCGGTTGGGGCGAGATCCTCAAGAACCTGGTCACCGCCAAGCTGCCGGTACTCGGCGCGGGACAGGAATGGAAGGCCATCCAGCGCTTGCAGGAAGTCGGTGTGCCGACCATGACCGCCGTCGCGTATGGCGAAAAGGGCCAGAATCCGGCGGACCAGCATTCCTTCATCGTCACCGAAGAGCTGGCGCCGACCATCAGTCTTGAAGACTTCAGCATCGACTGGGTCAGGCATCCACCGCAACCGACACTCAAGCGGGCCCTGATCGCCGAAGTGGCGCGCATGACCGGGATGATGCACCGTGCCGGGGTCAACCATCGCGACTGCTACATCTGTCATTTCCTGTTGCACACCGACAAGCCGGTGACCCCGCAGGACTTCAAGCTCTCGGTGATCGACCTGCACCGCGCCCAGACCCGTCCGACCATCACCACCCGCTGGCGCAACAAGGACCTGGCGGCGCTGTATTTCTCGGCGCTGGATATCGGCCTGACCCGTCGCGACAAGCTGCGCTTTTTAAAGGGCTACTTTCAGCAACCGCTGCGCCAGATCCTCGCGCAAGAGGCAGCGTTGCTGAGCTGGCTCGAAGGCAAGGCCAACAAGCTCTACGCCCGCAAACAGCGTTACGGGGATGCGCTCTGATGTCGGGTTGGAAACTGGAACCGGCCTACGCCGAGCTGGCGCAGGATTTCGGCAGCCTCGACGCGGTGTTTGCCTTGCAAGGGGAGCGCTTGACCCGTGACCCGCTGTCGGAGGTGATCCGCGTACAGCGCAATGGTGTCAATTATTACGTCAAGCGTTACGTCGGGGCCGGCAAGGGTTTGCGTCGTTACCTGGGCAGGCCGCGGGTCAAGTCCGAATGGCAGAACCTCAAGCGCTTTGCCAAGTGGGGCATCCCCACGGCCGAGATCGTGGCATGGGGTCTGGAGCGTCACGGCGCGGCCTATGCCCGGGGAGCGATGATCACCCGCGAACTGCCCCACACCGAAGACCTCTCGGCCCTGGCCGACCGTCATGACTCGCGGTTGGCCGATCGCGCCTGGGTCGATGGCGTGAGCCAGCAACTGGCAGGCTATACGCGGACCATGCACCAGCATCGCTTCACCCATAACGATCTGAAGTGGCGCAATCTGCTGATCGACGACCAATCGCGGTTGTTCCTCATTGATTGCCCGAACGGTGATTTCTGGCGTGGCTTCTGGCTCAAGTACCGAATCACCAAGGATCTGGCATGTCTGGATAAAGTCGCCAAGTATCACTTGTCGGCCACCCAGCGCCTGCGCTTCTACCTGCAGTACCGACAGCGCGACCGACTCGATGCGTACGACAAGAAACGCATCCGTCACGTGCTGAGATTTTTCGAGGGGCGTGAATGACTGATTTCCTGGCCGCTGAAGACCGTGCGCTGTTGCAGCGTCATGGCCTGGACAGCTTCGAAGCCTTGTGGGCGCGGCAACTGGAGGCCGTGGACGAACCCAACACCTCCGGCGAGGGCTGGAGCAGCGTGTTCCGGCTGGATCTGGAAGGACGGGGTTTCTACCTCAAGCGTCAGAGCAATTACCTGACACGTACGCTGTCGCACCCGTTCGGCGAGCCGAGTTTTTCCCGGGAGTTTCGCAACATCAGCCGTTATCGCCAGTTGGGGATTCCGGCCTTGCAGGCAGTGTTCTACGGCCAGCGCAAGGTGGATGGCGAAGTGCGGGCAATCCTGCTGACCCGGGCCCTGGACGGCTGGAACGACCTGGATTCGCTGTTGCAGGACTGGCCGGCGCTGACGACAGTGCAACGTTCGACCATCTTGAAAGCCTGCGGTCAGTTGGCGCGGCGCCTGCACGGCATGCGTCAGGTTCATGGTTGCTTTTACCCCAAGCACATCTTTCTGCAAGCGACTGCCGATGGCTATCAGGCGCAGTTGATCGACCTGGAGAAGACCCGCCCGCTGCTGTTCGGTCAGCGCGACAGGGTCAAGGATCTTGAGCCTTTGCTGCGTCGTGCGTCCGTCTGGAGTGACAACGATGTGCGTCAACTGCTGTCTGTGTATCTGGACCAGCCGCTCGAGGGTGCGCTGGTTGACGGCTGGATGACCCGCCTGACCGCCCGGCGCAGCCACAAGGAAGCCCATTGATGCATTTGTCCGAGTTGAAAAGCGCCGGCCGCAGCCCCGGTCTGCCCCTGAGTCTGGAACTGGCAGACGCTGCCGGGCCTGCGCGGTTGCAACTGCTTTCGCTGCT is from Pseudomonas sp. B21-056 and encodes:
- the waaC gene encoding lipopolysaccharide heptosyltransferase I yields the protein MRVLLIKTSSLGDVVHTLPALTDAARAIPGIRFDWVVEEGFAEIPTWHPAVGKVIPVAIRRWRKNLWQTIKSGEWRRFKQGMRAEKYDLVIDAQGLLKSAWLTRYVKAPVAGLDKNSAREPLAARFYSRRLAVARGQHAVERVRQLFAVALGYDLPQSLGNYGLSVDRLVELPRAYPYVVFLHGTTWESKHWPELYWRQLTERMGQFGVVVKLPWGNPLEKARAERIAKGLRNALVLPKLNLGGMGKVLAGAQACVAVDTGLGHLAAALDVPTISLLGPTNPVLTGAYGKGQIHLASDFPCAPCMQKQCTYPPTAEDARRFDLKREQPLCFTRLNPERVASHLSTLLAEEPR
- the waaF gene encoding lipopolysaccharide heptosyltransferase II, which produces MNILIVGPSWVGDMVMAQTLFQCLKQRHPQCEIDVLAPEWSRPILERMPQVRKALSFPLGHGVLELATRRRIGKSLAGQYDQAILLPNSLKSTLVPFFAGIPKRTGWRGEFRYGLLNDVRTLDKERYPLMIERFMALAYAPGAELPKPYPRPDLRIDPVTRETALAKFGLSLDRPVLALCPGAEFGESKRWPADHYAQVAEAKIREGWQVWLFGSKNDHSVGEDIRSRLIPGLREESVNLSGDTSLAEAIDLLSCADSVVSNDSGLMHVAAALNRPLVAVYGSTSPGFTPPLADKVEVVRLGIECSPCFDRTCRFGHYNCLRQLMPSSVNDALARLQGTPVEVQ
- a CDS encoding lipopolysaccharide kinase InaA family protein, whose translation is MTDFLAAEDRALLQRHGLDSFEALWARQLEAVDEPNTSGEGWSSVFRLDLEGRGFYLKRQSNYLTRTLSHPFGEPSFSREFRNISRYRQLGIPALQAVFYGQRKVDGEVRAILLTRALDGWNDLDSLLQDWPALTTVQRSTILKACGQLARRLHGMRQVHGCFYPKHIFLQATADGYQAQLIDLEKTRPLLFGQRDRVKDLEPLLRRASVWSDNDVRQLLSVYLDQPLEGALVDGWMTRLTARRSHKEAH
- a CDS encoding lipopolysaccharide kinase InaA family protein, with translation MSGWKLEPAYAELAQDFGSLDAVFALQGERLTRDPLSEVIRVQRNGVNYYVKRYVGAGKGLRRYLGRPRVKSEWQNLKRFAKWGIPTAEIVAWGLERHGAAYARGAMITRELPHTEDLSALADRHDSRLADRAWVDGVSQQLAGYTRTMHQHRFTHNDLKWRNLLIDDQSRLFLIDCPNGDFWRGFWLKYRITKDLACLDKVAKYHLSATQRLRFYLQYRQRDRLDAYDKKRIRHVLRFFEGRE
- the rfaP gene encoding lipopolysaccharide core heptose(I) kinase RfaP, which encodes MKLMLAEPFKSLWAGRDAFAEVEALKGEVYRELEARRTLRTEVDGRGFFVKIHRGIGWGEILKNLVTAKLPVLGAGQEWKAIQRLQEVGVPTMTAVAYGEKGQNPADQHSFIVTEELAPTISLEDFSIDWVRHPPQPTLKRALIAEVARMTGMMHRAGVNHRDCYICHFLLHTDKPVTPQDFKLSVIDLHRAQTRPTITTRWRNKDLAALYFSALDIGLTRRDKLRFLKGYFQQPLRQILAQEAALLSWLEGKANKLYARKQRYGDAL
- a CDS encoding glycosyltransferase family 4 protein, with protein sequence MQLAFVLYKYFPFGGLQRDFMRIALECQRRGHEIRVYTLIWEGDVPPGFEVLVAPVKALFNHRRNEKLSAWMEADLAKRPVDRLIGFNKMPGLDVYYAADGCFEDKAQNLRNSLYRRWGRYRHFAEYERAVFARDAKTDVLMISEVQQPLFIKHYGTPLERFHLLPPGIAQDRRRPADADAIRAAFRAEFELADDDLLLVQIGSGFKTKGVDRSLKALAALPAELKKRTRLFVIGQDDPKVFQLQSAALGLGDNVRFLKGRSDIPRFLLGADLLIHPAYNENTGTVLLEALVAGLPVLVSAVCGYAHYIAEADSGLVLDEPFEQAQLTEYLQRMLGDAGARAAWSRNGLAFAETADLYSMPQHAADVILAEHP